The DNA window TACTCGCTGCCGCCGTTCCGGAACAGGGTCCGGCTGATCGTCACCTCGGTGTACTCGATGGGCAGGGCACCGTCGCTGTTGTCGATGGTGAGCGTGACCTCGGCCCGTCCGAGCGGTCCCCTCGTCGACGTGCCGGCGAAGATGACGTCCTCCATCTTGCCGCCGCGGAGGGTCTTCACCCCCTGCTCCCCCATGACCCAGGCGAGTGCGTCGACGACGTTCGACTTGCCGGAACCGTTCGGGCCGACGACGCAGGTGACGCCTTGCTCGAACGCGAAGGTGGTGGGGTGCGCGAAGGACTTGAACCCTTTGAGCGTCAGGCTCTTCAGGTACACGCGCACCTCCTCTCCCGCGTCGCGGATGCTGTGGACTACGGTAGCGAATCCGCCGACGGGCGAGGGACACCACGCGGTGCGGGCCGTCCGGGGTGGTCGTAGCATGGACCGCATCACCCAGGACGGTCTGGCGTGAGAGGGAGGCGACGATGCGCGTCACGATCGACGACGTGGAGATCCCGGCATCCGGGAGCTCGGCCGTGTTCGATGCGGTCCAGGAGGTCGCGAACACGCTCGAAGCGGAGATCTGGTCCACCGACGACTTCTCCCTGACCTCCTCCATGACCCTTCCCGAGTACCGCGACCAGCGGTTCCAACGACGCGTCCTGCTCGCCGCCGTCCTCGACGGCCGTGTGGTCGGTCGCGGCTGGCTCGGGTACGGCACCGAGGGCGACGCGGCGACCGCCTCCCTGGACGTCGGCGTCCTTCCCGAGGCGCGTCGTCGAGGGATCGGCACGGCTCTCCTGCTGGACCTCGAGCGGCGGGCCCTCGCCGCCGGTCGCCAGACGGTGACCGCGTTCACGCAGCACGCCGTCGACGACATCCCGTCCGACGAACCGCTCCTCGGCGCGAGCGTCGGCGAACGGGCGATCCCCGCGAACGCCGCGGCCAGCCGGTTCATGCTCGATCGTGGATACGCCCTCGCGCAGGTCGAGCGGACCAACCGCTGCGACCTCGCCACGACGCTCGGGAAGCTGCCGGACATCGTCGCGACGTCGACCGCGCGAGCCGGACACGCGTACCGCCTCGTGCACTGGGTGGACCGCACCCCTGATGAGCTGCTCAGCTCGCTCGCGACTGCCCGCGAACACATGGCGACCGACATCCCGGCCGCCGATCTGGAACTCGACCCAGAGGTCTGGACGCCCGATCGCGTCCGCGCCCGCGAGGATCAGCTGGCGGCGTCGGGCGACCACGCGATCGTCCTCGCCGCCGTCCACCGCGACAGCGGCGCGGTCGCCGGGTACACCGAGCTCGTCCTCGGCGAGGGCAAGGTGCACGCGGAGCAGTGGGACACGCTCGTCCTCGCCGCCCACCGAGGGCACGGCCTCGGGCTCTGGATGAAAGCGGCGAACCTCCTCGCACTCGCGGAGCGGGCACCAGAGCGGTCGAGGATCTACACCTGGAACGCCGATGAGAACGAACACATGCTCGCGATCAACGACCGACTCGGGTTCCGCATCGTCGGCTACTCGGGCCAATGGCAGCGCCGGCTCCCCCGCGACGCCTGAGCGTCACGTCCGGCGTTGGCAGACCGGACAGCGGTGTGATCCGCGGTTCATGAACTGTTCGCGCACGATGAACGTCCCACAGCGCGCGCACGGCTTCCCCTGCCGGCCGTAGGCGTTGAGGCTGTGGGCGAAGTACCCGGCCTGCCCGTTGACGTTCACGTACTGGGCGTCGAAGCTCGTGCCGCCCTCCGCCAGCGCCTTCGCGAGGACGTGCCGCACCTCGTCGAGCAGGCGCGCAGCGCGCGGACGGCTCAAGCGGGCGGTCTCCTGCTCGGGATGGATGCGCGCCGCCCAGAGCGACTCGTCCGCGTAGATGTTGCCGATCCCGCTGACGAGGGTCTGGTCGAGGAGCGCCCGCTTCACCCCGGTCCGTTTCTCGCGCAGCCGTCGGAGGAAGACGGCGTCGTCGAAGGCGGGGTCCATCGGGTCGCGGGCGATGTGCGAGACCTGATCCGGCACCAGTGCGACGTCGTCTCCGAACCCTCCGGCAGCACCGTCCAGCGTGGGGACGAGCGCCGTCACGGCCATGGACCCGAAGATCCGCTGATCGACGAAGTGGAGCCAGAGTTCCCCGTGTTCGGGATGCTCCAGCTGCAGTCGGATCCGCAGGAGTCGGTCGGCGTCGTCGCCCGGCGACCGCAGCAGCATCTGTCCGCTCATCCCCAGGTGGCCGACGATCGCCTCCTGGTCGTCGAGCGGGAACCACAGGAACTTCCCGCGTCGGACCGCCGAGCGGATCGTCCGCCCCGTCAACCGTGCCGTGAAGTCGGCGACACCGCTCGCGTGGCGGCGCAGGGAGCGTTCGTCGAAGACCTCGACGCCGGCGATGGTCGACCCACTGACGGCGGGCTCGAGGCCGGCGCGGACGACCTCGACCTCAGGGAGTTCCGGCACTGATCCTCGACCAGGCTTCCAGGGCGGCCGCCATCTCGGCGTGCTTCTTGCTCGTGCCGGAGCCCGTCGCGGTGACGGCGGTGCCGACCGTGACCGTCGCGACGAACCGACGGTTGTGGTCGGGACCGGAGCTGGCGATCTCGTACACGGGTGCCGGAGCACCGATCGCGGCGGCGGCCTCCTGCAGGCTCGTCTTCGGGTCCATCGCGGCCCCGAAGCGTTCGGGGTTCTCGAGCAACGGCGTCACCAGGCGCAGGACGAGCGCCGTGGCCGCGTCAGGACCGGCGGACAGGTAGGTCGCGCCGATGACGGCCTCCATCGTGTCGGCCAGGATGGACGCCTTGTCTCGGCCCCCGGTCTGGTCCTCGCCCTTGCCGAGCTTGATGCGCTCGCCCAGGCCGATCGAGCGGGCGACCTCGGCGAGCGCGATCGTCGACACGAGACTGGCCCGTCGCTTCGCGAGCTGGCCTTCGTCGAGGTGCGGGAAGTCACGGTAGAGCATCACCGTGACGGCCTGCCCGAGGATGGAGTCGCCGAGGAACTCCAGGCGCTCGTTGTGCGGGAGCCCACCGTGCTCGTACGCGTACGAGCGGTGTGTCAGCGCGAGGTCGAGGAGCTCATAGGAGACATCGACATCCAGCTGCCGGGCACAAGCGACGACACCGGGGTCGGGCTCCGAGAAGGAGCCGACCCCGGTGTGGTCGGAATGGTTCGTGTTCACGCTGTTCGAACGCGGACGTTCAACAGAGCGATCAGACGTCTGCGACCTTGCGGCCCTTGTACTCGAGGTAGAGGGCGGTGCCCTGCGAGTCCTCGACGACCTTGGCGCGGTGCGGCAGGCTGTACGTGACGCGGCCGTTCTCCACCGTCTTCACGAGCGTCGGCACGGCGGCCTTCCACTGCGAGCGACGCGAGCGGGTGTTCGAGCGCGAGACCTTCCGCTTCGGGGGGTTTCCAGCCATGATCTATCTCTCTTCTGTGTCTGCAGCCGCGCCCGGGGCGCTGCTGGCGTCTGTGTCAAGTTCGGAGTCTGAGGACAAGCCCGCGAGCGCAGACCAGCGAGGATCTGCGACGTCTTGGGGGTGTCGTTCCGGACGTTCGGCCAGCCGCTCACCGGTCTCGGGATCGAGTCCGGGGCAATCCGGCTGGCACACCGGCTGAAACGGTAATGCGAGAACTACCGCATCTCTGACCAGAGGTTCAAGATCCACGTGGTCGTCGTGAACCTCGAAGTCAGACGCTTCCGAATCAGGATACGCGAAAAGTTCCTGAATCTCGACTTCGACGGGCAGTTCGATGTCGCGGAGGCACCGACCGCACTCGCCGGTCGCCGTCGCATCGACGTCCACGGTGACGAGGATGCCCTCGTGCACGGACTCGAGACGGACCTGCTCGGAGAGCGTCGTGCCCTCCTGGACGGCGACGAGACCCTCGCCCCATCGCTCGGCGAGCACCACCTCGAGGTCGTGCTCACGCATCTCCCCAGGACGGTTCACCAGATCGCGCACGTTGACGCTGAACGGGGAGTTGTTGGTTCTCTTTCTAGCCACGATCGACGATTCTACGCCGAACGCGACCGAGGAGCCGCCCTAGCCCTCCTGCAGGAAGGAGGCCACGACCGGTGGAACGTACGGGCTGACGTCGCCACCGAGTGCGGCGACCTGCCTGACCAGCGAGCTCGAGACGTGGGCGTGCGCCGGGTCCGGGAGGAGGAAGACCGTCTCCACGCCGGCGAGGCTGCGGTTCATGATGGCCATGGGCGTCTCGTAGGCGACGTCGACCTGCGAACGGATGCCCTTGACGAGCACGCTCGCGCCGACGTCGGTGCAGTAGTCCACCAGCAGACCGACGTTCCACTGCGCCACCACGATGTTGTCCGGCAGGCCGCCATCCGTGATGGAGCGTTCGAGGAGCGACACGCGCTGCGGCATCGGCAGCAGTGCGGACTTGTCGGGGTTGTGCACGACGAGGACGTGGAGTTCGTCGAAGATCCGCGCCGCCCGCTCGATGACATCCAGGTGCCCCAGGGTGACGGGGTCGAACGATCCGGGGACGACGGCGATCCGCTTCATGGAGCCAGCCTAGCCGTGCTCAGTTCTTGGCGAGGGCGGCGCGGTCGGATTCGTCGAGGCGTCGGCGCAGGGCCTCCGCCAGGGCGGGGTGGTCGGCGAGGTCCGGATCCGAGGCGAGGAGCTCGGCCGCATCAGCCCGAGCTTCGATGATGACCTCACTGTCGTGCACCACCCGCAGCAGCTTGAGGGATGACCGACCACCGGACTGCGTGCTGCCGAGGACGTCGCCCTCGCGCCGCAGTTCGAGGTCGACCTGCGCAAGGTCGAAGCCGTCGAGCGTCGCCGCCACGGCGTCGACCCGCTCGCGGGCGGTGCTCTCCATCTCAGCCGCGGTGACGAGCAGACAGAGGCCCGGCACACCACCTCGCCCCACCCGGCCGCGCAGCT is part of the Plantibacter sp. Leaf314 genome and encodes:
- a CDS encoding GNAT family N-acetyltransferase, translating into MRVTIDDVEIPASGSSAVFDAVQEVANTLEAEIWSTDDFSLTSSMTLPEYRDQRFQRRVLLAAVLDGRVVGRGWLGYGTEGDAATASLDVGVLPEARRRGIGTALLLDLERRALAAGRQTVTAFTQHAVDDIPSDEPLLGASVGERAIPANAAASRFMLDRGYALAQVERTNRCDLATTLGKLPDIVATSTARAGHAYRLVHWVDRTPDELLSSLATAREHMATDIPAADLELDPEVWTPDRVRAREDQLAASGDHAIVLAAVHRDSGAVAGYTELVLGEGKVHAEQWDTLVLAAHRGHGLGLWMKAANLLALAERAPERSRIYTWNADENEHMLAINDRLGFRIVGYSGQWQRRLPRDA
- the mutM gene encoding bifunctional DNA-formamidopyrimidine glycosylase/DNA-(apurinic or apyrimidinic site) lyase codes for the protein MPELPEVEVVRAGLEPAVSGSTIAGVEVFDERSLRRHASGVADFTARLTGRTIRSAVRRGKFLWFPLDDQEAIVGHLGMSGQMLLRSPGDDADRLLRIRLQLEHPEHGELWLHFVDQRIFGSMAVTALVPTLDGAAGGFGDDVALVPDQVSHIARDPMDPAFDDAVFLRRLREKRTGVKRALLDQTLVSGIGNIYADESLWAARIHPEQETARLSRPRAARLLDEVRHVLAKALAEGGTSFDAQYVNVNGQAGYFAHSLNAYGRQGKPCARCGTFIVREQFMNRGSHRCPVCQRRT
- the rnc gene encoding ribonuclease III yields the protein MDVDVSYELLDLALTHRSYAYEHGGLPHNERLEFLGDSILGQAVTVMLYRDFPHLDEGQLAKRRASLVSTIALAEVARSIGLGERIKLGKGEDQTGGRDKASILADTMEAVIGATYLSAGPDAATALVLRLVTPLLENPERFGAAMDPKTSLQEAAAAIGAPAPVYEIASSGPDHNRRFVATVTVGTAVTATGSGTSKKHAEMAAALEAWSRISAGTP
- the rpmF gene encoding 50S ribosomal protein L32 → MAGNPPKRKVSRSNTRSRRSQWKAAVPTLVKTVENGRVTYSLPHRAKVVEDSQGTALYLEYKGRKVADV
- a CDS encoding DUF177 domain-containing protein: MREHDLEVVLAERWGEGLVAVQEGTTLSEQVRLESVHEGILVTVDVDATATGECGRCLRDIELPVEVEIQELFAYPDSEASDFEVHDDHVDLEPLVRDAVVLALPFQPVCQPDCPGLDPETGERLAERPERHPQDVADPRWSALAGLSSDSELDTDASSAPGAAADTEER
- the coaD gene encoding pantetheine-phosphate adenylyltransferase, whose amino-acid sequence is MKRIAVVPGSFDPVTLGHLDVIERAARIFDELHVLVVHNPDKSALLPMPQRVSLLERSITDGGLPDNIVVAQWNVGLLVDYCTDVGASVLVKGIRSQVDVAYETPMAIMNRSLAGVETVFLLPDPAHAHVSSSLVRQVAALGGDVSPYVPPVVASFLQEG